One genomic window of Gossypium hirsutum isolate 1008001.06 chromosome D11, Gossypium_hirsutum_v2.1, whole genome shotgun sequence includes the following:
- the LOC107912602 gene encoding histidine kinase 2 isoform X2 — MSMNGKLSGSNCRLSANFRLKKAKDTMHGPNSFRKWKRNLLFLWLLGFVSTGIIWFLLSFNSVALDSNKKTTDSCEEKARMLLQHFNVSKNQFLALASFFYEPDQIAFLECGKRSGLEKPWSDDVTCALKVLCPEKQDSSMQQVQIVKTTELKDQCPVQVENIHSEHDFSLLDHYTYVSQKSVSSISREHHSGGKNILQGSALGVQPKDNFKNLSFFMGKGCWLLLVGVILSCKIPGVCLKLRWKRKNEPAPLQPATQQLQLLLQQKQQQQLDQSPPKGAGKWRKKLLTVFVLLGILTSIWLFWHLNQKIILRREHTLANMCDERARMLQDQFNVSMNHVHALAILVSTFHHGKHPSAIDQKTFGEYTERTAFERPLTSGVAYALKVLHSEREQFEKQHGWTIKKMETEDQTLVQDCLTENLDPAPIKDEYAPVIFSQETVSHIVSIDMMSGQQDLENILRARATGKGVLTSPFKLLKSNHLGVVLTFAVYNKDLPPDAIPEQRTEATVGYLGASYDVPSLVEKLLHQLASKQTIVVNVYDTTNASAPISMYGTDITDTGLLHVSSLDFGDPLRKHEMHCRFKQKPPLPWMAINASVGVLVITLLVGHIFHAAICRIAKVENDCREMMELKARAEAADVAKSQFLATVSHEIRTPMNGVLGMLKMLMDTDLDAIQRDYAETAHASGKDLISLINEVLDQAKIESGRLELEDVPFDLRNLLDSILSLSSDKSNDKGIESAVYVSDRVPEVVVGDPGRFRQIITNLVGNSLKFTQDKGHIFVSVHLVDEMKGTSDVGDKVLQQGLNLVQDMSSKTYNTLSGFPVVDRWRSWENFKMLNGKDAKDDPEKIRLLVTVEDTGVGIRLDAQDQIFTPFVQADSSTSRHYGGTGIGLSISKHLVELMHGEIGFASEPGVGSTFSFTGAFGKGEVSSLDSKWKQYDPVVSEFQGLGALIIDNRSIRAEVTKYHLRRLGISVDITSSLESACTYVSSIFTTSAFAHLAMILIDKDVWNQETVLQLRSLLEQHRKNCKLNVSTNLPKIFLLGTSMSPVERSKLKTSGFVDNVLMKPLRLSVLIACFQEALGGTKGKVRGKKMSTLGSLLREKRILVVDDNKVNRRVAEGALKKYGAIVTCVERGHDALNKLKPPHTFDACFMDLQMPEMDGFEATRQIRSAESEVNEKLASGEVSIEMYGNVSHWHIPILAMTADVIQATYEKCLKCGMDDYVSKPFEEEQLYLAVARFFESGL, encoded by the exons ATGTCTATGAACGGCAAGCTTTCTGGTTCTAATTGTAGGTTATCAGCAAATTTCAGGCTGAAGAAAGCTAAGGACACTATGCATGGACCCAATTCTTTCAGAAAATGGAAGAGGAACCTTCTCTTCCTCTGGCTTTTAGGCTTCGTTTCCACTGGGATTATTTGGTTCTTGTTGAGTTTCAACAGTGTAGCTTTGGACAGCAATAAGAAGACAACCGATTCTTGTGAGGAGAAGGCAAGAATGTTGCTTCAACATTTCAATGTTAGCAAGAACCAATTTCTTGCTTTAGCTTCTTTCTTCTATGAACCAGATCAG ATAGCATTTCTCGAATGTGGCAAACGTTCAGGACTTGAAAAGCCATGGAGTGATGATGTTACTTGTGCTCTTAAAGTACTGTGTCCAGAGAAGCAAGACTCCAGCATGCAGCAGGTGCAGATCGTAAAAACTACGGAACTTAAGGATCAATGTCCAGTCCAAGTTGAGAATATTCACAGCGAGCATGACTTCTCGTTGCTGGATCACTATACTTATGTCTCACAAAAATCTGTTTCATCAATATCACGGGAGCATCATAGTGGTGGAAAG AACATCTTGCAAGGAAGTGCACTTGGAGTCCAACCAAAAGACAATTTCAAGAACTTGTCTTTCTTTATGGGGAAAGGATGTTGGTTGCTTCTTGTTGGAGTGATACTGAGCTGTAAGATTCCAGGAGTTTGTTTGAAGCTCAGGTGGAAACGAAAGAATGAGCCAGCTCCATTGCAACCTGCAACTCAGCAACTACAGCTGCTGTTGCAACAGAAGCAGCAGCAGCAGCTAGACCAGAGCCCTCCCAAAGGTGCCGGGAAGTGGAGAAAGAAACTCTTAACAGTTTTCGTACTTCTGGGGATCCTTACATCCATCTGGTTATTTTGGCATTTAAACCAAAAGATCATTCTGAGGAGAGAACACACACTAGCCAACATGTGTGATGAGAGAGCACGGATGTTGCAAGATCAGTTCAATGTTAGCATGAATCATGTTCATGCCTTGGCAATTCTTGTATCCACTTTTCACCATGGGAAGCATCCATCCGCCATTGATCAG AAAACATTTGGTGAGTATACTGAGAGAACAGCTTTTGAGAGGCCGCTTACCAGTGGTGTTGCTTATGCATTGAAAGTTCTTCACTCAGAGAGGGAGCAGTTTGAGAAGCAGCATGGATGGACAATAAAGAAAATGGAAACTGAGGACCAGACTTTAGTCCAAGATTGCCTGACTGAAAATTTGGACCCTGCACCCATTAAAGATGAATATGCACCAGTGATATTTTCACAAGAAACTGTGTCTCATATTGTCTCTATTGACATGATGTCTGGACAG CAAGACCTTGAGAACATCCTGCGAGCAAGGGCAACCGGAAAGGGTGTATTGACATCACCTTTTAAGCTATTAAAATCCAACCACCTTGGTGTTGTGCTCACATTTGCAGTTTATAACAAGGATTTGCCTCCAGATGCTATACCTGAGCAACGTACTGAAGCGACTGTGGG GTATCTGGGTGCATCTTATGATGTCCCCTCCCTGGTGGAGAAGCTTTTGCACCAACTTGCTAGCAAGCAAACGATAGTTGTCAATGTGTACGACACAACCAATGCATCTGCTCCAATCAGCATGTACGGTACTGATATAACCGATACTGGTTTACTTCATGTTAGCAGCCTTGATTTTGGCGACCCATTAAGGAAGCACGAGATGCACTGCAG GTTCAAGCAAAAACCTCCATTACCTTGGATGGCAATCAATGCATCTGTGGGAGTCTTAGTTATTACTTTGCTTGTTGGTCATATCTTCCATGCAGCTATATGTCGTATCGCAAAAGTGGAGAACGACTGCCGAGAGATGATGGAGCTCAAAGCTCGTGCTGAAGCTGCAGATGTAGCTAAATCTCAG TTTCTAGCTACTGTTTCCCATGAGATCCGAACTCCAATGAATGGTGTTTTAG GTATGCTGAAAATGTTGATGGACACTGATCTTGATGCGATCCAAAGGGACTACGCCGAGACTGCTCATGCTAGTGGTAAAGATCTTATATCGCTGATAAATGAAGTTCTTGATCAGGCTAAGATAGAATCAGGCAGGCTTGAACTTGAGGATGTGCCCTTTGATCTGCGCAACCTTCTCGATAGCATTCTCTCACTCTCCTCTGACAAATCTAATGATAAAGGAATCGAG TCGGCGGTTTATGTATCTGATCGGGTTCCTGAAGTTGTTGTTGGTGACCCTGGGCGGTTTCGAcaaataattactaatcttgtTGGAAACTCACTTAAG TTCACGCAGGATAAGGGACATATTTTTGTCTCGGTGCATCTGGTAGATGAAATGAAAGGCACATCCGATGTGGGGGACAAGGTGCTACAACAAGGCTTGAACTTAGTTCAGGACATGTCAAGCAAAACCTATAATACATTAAGTGGTTTTCCGGTGGTAGACAGATGGAGAAGCTGGGAGAATTTCAAAATGTTAAATGGAAAAGATGCAAAGGATGACCCTGAAAAGATTAGATTACTTGTAACAGTTGAGGACACAGGCGTCGGGATTCGTTTAGATGCACAAGATCAAATTTTCACTCCTTTTGTTCAAGCCGACAGTTCCACTTCACGACATTATGGTGGGACTGGAATAGGATTGAGCATCAGCAAACATCTGGTGGAACTCATGCATGGGGAGATCGGGTTTGCGAGTGAACCTGGCGTTGGCAGTACTTTCTCATTTACTGGAGCTTTTGGAAAAGGCGAAGTAAGTTCTCTTGATTCCAAATGGAAGCAATATGATCCAGTGGTTTCAGAGTTCCAAGGATTGGGAGCACTTATTATTGATAATAGAAGCATCCGTGCTGAGGTCACAAAATACCATCTTCGAAGACTGGGAATATCTGTTGATATAACTTCCAGTTTGGAGTCAGCATGCACCTACGTGTCAAGCATTTTCACCACAAG CGCATTTGCACATTTGGCCATGATTCTTATTGACAAAGATGTTTGGAATCAAGAAACAGTTCTTCAGTTACGATCTTTGCTCGAACAACATAGGAAAAATTGCAAACTAAATGTTTCAACAAACCTTCCgaaaatttttcttttgggtaCCTCCATGAGCCCCGTGGAGCGCTCCAAGCTTAAGACTTCTGGTTTTGTAGATAATGTGCTGATGAAACCTCTTCGGTTGAGTGTCTTAATTGCCTGTTTCCAAGAAGCCCTTGGAGGTACAAAGGGCAAAGTACGTGGAAAGAAAATGTCTACACTCGGGAGCTTACTTAGAGAAAAGCGGATTTTAGTCGTCGATGATAATAAGGTTAACAGAAGAGTGGCAGAAGGTGCTTTAAAGAAATATGGAGCAATTGTCACCTGTGTGGAAAGAGGCCACGATGCACTCAACAAGCTTAAGCCACCCCATACTTTCGATGCCTGCTTCATGGATCTCCAGATGCCAGAAATGGATGG GTTTGAAGCAACTAGGCAGATCCGCAGTGCGGAGAGTGAGGTGAATGAAAAACTTGCTTCTGGAGAAGTGTCTATTGAGATGTATGGAAACGTGTCCCACTGGCACATTCCAATATTAGCAATGACAGCTGATGTGATCCAGGCTACATATGAAAAGTGCCTGAAATGTGGGATGGATGACTATGTATCGAAGCCTTTTGAGGAAGAGCAACTTTATTTGGCCGTTGCACGGTTTTTTGAGTCCGGCTTATAG
- the LOC107912602 gene encoding histidine kinase 2 isoform X1: MSMNGKLSGSNCRLSANFRLKKAKDTMHGPNSFRKWKRNLLFLWLLGFVSTGIIWFLLSFNSVALDSNKKTTDSCEEKARMLLQHFNVSKNQFLALASFFYEPDQIAFLECGKRSGLEKPWSDDVTCALKVLCPEKQDSSMQQVQIVKTTELKDQCPVQVENIHSEHDFSLLDHYTYVSQKSVSSISREHHSGGKNILQGSALGVQPKDNFKNLSFFMGKGCWLLLVGVILSCKIPGVCLKLRWKRKNEPAPLQPATQQLQLLLQQKQQQQLDQSPPKGAGKWRKKLLTVFVLLGILTSIWLFWHLNQKIILRREHTLANMCDERARMLQDQFNVSMNHVHALAILVSTFHHGKHPSAIDQKTFGEYTERTAFERPLTSGVAYALKVLHSEREQFEKQHGWTIKKMETEDQTLVQDCLTENLDPAPIKDEYAPVIFSQETVSHIVSIDMMSGQQDLENILRARATGKGVLTSPFKLLKSNHLGVVLTFAVYNKDLPPDAIPEQRTEATVGFNCRYLGASYDVPSLVEKLLHQLASKQTIVVNVYDTTNASAPISMYGTDITDTGLLHVSSLDFGDPLRKHEMHCRFKQKPPLPWMAINASVGVLVITLLVGHIFHAAICRIAKVENDCREMMELKARAEAADVAKSQFLATVSHEIRTPMNGVLGMLKMLMDTDLDAIQRDYAETAHASGKDLISLINEVLDQAKIESGRLELEDVPFDLRNLLDSILSLSSDKSNDKGIESAVYVSDRVPEVVVGDPGRFRQIITNLVGNSLKFTQDKGHIFVSVHLVDEMKGTSDVGDKVLQQGLNLVQDMSSKTYNTLSGFPVVDRWRSWENFKMLNGKDAKDDPEKIRLLVTVEDTGVGIRLDAQDQIFTPFVQADSSTSRHYGGTGIGLSISKHLVELMHGEIGFASEPGVGSTFSFTGAFGKGEVSSLDSKWKQYDPVVSEFQGLGALIIDNRSIRAEVTKYHLRRLGISVDITSSLESACTYVSSIFTTSAFAHLAMILIDKDVWNQETVLQLRSLLEQHRKNCKLNVSTNLPKIFLLGTSMSPVERSKLKTSGFVDNVLMKPLRLSVLIACFQEALGGTKGKVRGKKMSTLGSLLREKRILVVDDNKVNRRVAEGALKKYGAIVTCVERGHDALNKLKPPHTFDACFMDLQMPEMDGFEATRQIRSAESEVNEKLASGEVSIEMYGNVSHWHIPILAMTADVIQATYEKCLKCGMDDYVSKPFEEEQLYLAVARFFESGL; this comes from the exons ATGTCTATGAACGGCAAGCTTTCTGGTTCTAATTGTAGGTTATCAGCAAATTTCAGGCTGAAGAAAGCTAAGGACACTATGCATGGACCCAATTCTTTCAGAAAATGGAAGAGGAACCTTCTCTTCCTCTGGCTTTTAGGCTTCGTTTCCACTGGGATTATTTGGTTCTTGTTGAGTTTCAACAGTGTAGCTTTGGACAGCAATAAGAAGACAACCGATTCTTGTGAGGAGAAGGCAAGAATGTTGCTTCAACATTTCAATGTTAGCAAGAACCAATTTCTTGCTTTAGCTTCTTTCTTCTATGAACCAGATCAG ATAGCATTTCTCGAATGTGGCAAACGTTCAGGACTTGAAAAGCCATGGAGTGATGATGTTACTTGTGCTCTTAAAGTACTGTGTCCAGAGAAGCAAGACTCCAGCATGCAGCAGGTGCAGATCGTAAAAACTACGGAACTTAAGGATCAATGTCCAGTCCAAGTTGAGAATATTCACAGCGAGCATGACTTCTCGTTGCTGGATCACTATACTTATGTCTCACAAAAATCTGTTTCATCAATATCACGGGAGCATCATAGTGGTGGAAAG AACATCTTGCAAGGAAGTGCACTTGGAGTCCAACCAAAAGACAATTTCAAGAACTTGTCTTTCTTTATGGGGAAAGGATGTTGGTTGCTTCTTGTTGGAGTGATACTGAGCTGTAAGATTCCAGGAGTTTGTTTGAAGCTCAGGTGGAAACGAAAGAATGAGCCAGCTCCATTGCAACCTGCAACTCAGCAACTACAGCTGCTGTTGCAACAGAAGCAGCAGCAGCAGCTAGACCAGAGCCCTCCCAAAGGTGCCGGGAAGTGGAGAAAGAAACTCTTAACAGTTTTCGTACTTCTGGGGATCCTTACATCCATCTGGTTATTTTGGCATTTAAACCAAAAGATCATTCTGAGGAGAGAACACACACTAGCCAACATGTGTGATGAGAGAGCACGGATGTTGCAAGATCAGTTCAATGTTAGCATGAATCATGTTCATGCCTTGGCAATTCTTGTATCCACTTTTCACCATGGGAAGCATCCATCCGCCATTGATCAG AAAACATTTGGTGAGTATACTGAGAGAACAGCTTTTGAGAGGCCGCTTACCAGTGGTGTTGCTTATGCATTGAAAGTTCTTCACTCAGAGAGGGAGCAGTTTGAGAAGCAGCATGGATGGACAATAAAGAAAATGGAAACTGAGGACCAGACTTTAGTCCAAGATTGCCTGACTGAAAATTTGGACCCTGCACCCATTAAAGATGAATATGCACCAGTGATATTTTCACAAGAAACTGTGTCTCATATTGTCTCTATTGACATGATGTCTGGACAG CAAGACCTTGAGAACATCCTGCGAGCAAGGGCAACCGGAAAGGGTGTATTGACATCACCTTTTAAGCTATTAAAATCCAACCACCTTGGTGTTGTGCTCACATTTGCAGTTTATAACAAGGATTTGCCTCCAGATGCTATACCTGAGCAACGTACTGAAGCGACTGTGGG TTTCAATTGCAGGTATCTGGGTGCATCTTATGATGTCCCCTCCCTGGTGGAGAAGCTTTTGCACCAACTTGCTAGCAAGCAAACGATAGTTGTCAATGTGTACGACACAACCAATGCATCTGCTCCAATCAGCATGTACGGTACTGATATAACCGATACTGGTTTACTTCATGTTAGCAGCCTTGATTTTGGCGACCCATTAAGGAAGCACGAGATGCACTGCAG GTTCAAGCAAAAACCTCCATTACCTTGGATGGCAATCAATGCATCTGTGGGAGTCTTAGTTATTACTTTGCTTGTTGGTCATATCTTCCATGCAGCTATATGTCGTATCGCAAAAGTGGAGAACGACTGCCGAGAGATGATGGAGCTCAAAGCTCGTGCTGAAGCTGCAGATGTAGCTAAATCTCAG TTTCTAGCTACTGTTTCCCATGAGATCCGAACTCCAATGAATGGTGTTTTAG GTATGCTGAAAATGTTGATGGACACTGATCTTGATGCGATCCAAAGGGACTACGCCGAGACTGCTCATGCTAGTGGTAAAGATCTTATATCGCTGATAAATGAAGTTCTTGATCAGGCTAAGATAGAATCAGGCAGGCTTGAACTTGAGGATGTGCCCTTTGATCTGCGCAACCTTCTCGATAGCATTCTCTCACTCTCCTCTGACAAATCTAATGATAAAGGAATCGAG TCGGCGGTTTATGTATCTGATCGGGTTCCTGAAGTTGTTGTTGGTGACCCTGGGCGGTTTCGAcaaataattactaatcttgtTGGAAACTCACTTAAG TTCACGCAGGATAAGGGACATATTTTTGTCTCGGTGCATCTGGTAGATGAAATGAAAGGCACATCCGATGTGGGGGACAAGGTGCTACAACAAGGCTTGAACTTAGTTCAGGACATGTCAAGCAAAACCTATAATACATTAAGTGGTTTTCCGGTGGTAGACAGATGGAGAAGCTGGGAGAATTTCAAAATGTTAAATGGAAAAGATGCAAAGGATGACCCTGAAAAGATTAGATTACTTGTAACAGTTGAGGACACAGGCGTCGGGATTCGTTTAGATGCACAAGATCAAATTTTCACTCCTTTTGTTCAAGCCGACAGTTCCACTTCACGACATTATGGTGGGACTGGAATAGGATTGAGCATCAGCAAACATCTGGTGGAACTCATGCATGGGGAGATCGGGTTTGCGAGTGAACCTGGCGTTGGCAGTACTTTCTCATTTACTGGAGCTTTTGGAAAAGGCGAAGTAAGTTCTCTTGATTCCAAATGGAAGCAATATGATCCAGTGGTTTCAGAGTTCCAAGGATTGGGAGCACTTATTATTGATAATAGAAGCATCCGTGCTGAGGTCACAAAATACCATCTTCGAAGACTGGGAATATCTGTTGATATAACTTCCAGTTTGGAGTCAGCATGCACCTACGTGTCAAGCATTTTCACCACAAG CGCATTTGCACATTTGGCCATGATTCTTATTGACAAAGATGTTTGGAATCAAGAAACAGTTCTTCAGTTACGATCTTTGCTCGAACAACATAGGAAAAATTGCAAACTAAATGTTTCAACAAACCTTCCgaaaatttttcttttgggtaCCTCCATGAGCCCCGTGGAGCGCTCCAAGCTTAAGACTTCTGGTTTTGTAGATAATGTGCTGATGAAACCTCTTCGGTTGAGTGTCTTAATTGCCTGTTTCCAAGAAGCCCTTGGAGGTACAAAGGGCAAAGTACGTGGAAAGAAAATGTCTACACTCGGGAGCTTACTTAGAGAAAAGCGGATTTTAGTCGTCGATGATAATAAGGTTAACAGAAGAGTGGCAGAAGGTGCTTTAAAGAAATATGGAGCAATTGTCACCTGTGTGGAAAGAGGCCACGATGCACTCAACAAGCTTAAGCCACCCCATACTTTCGATGCCTGCTTCATGGATCTCCAGATGCCAGAAATGGATGG GTTTGAAGCAACTAGGCAGATCCGCAGTGCGGAGAGTGAGGTGAATGAAAAACTTGCTTCTGGAGAAGTGTCTATTGAGATGTATGGAAACGTGTCCCACTGGCACATTCCAATATTAGCAATGACAGCTGATGTGATCCAGGCTACATATGAAAAGTGCCTGAAATGTGGGATGGATGACTATGTATCGAAGCCTTTTGAGGAAGAGCAACTTTATTTGGCCGTTGCACGGTTTTTTGAGTCCGGCTTATAG